The following coding sequences lie in one Oncorhynchus masou masou isolate Uvic2021 chromosome 20, UVic_Omas_1.1, whole genome shotgun sequence genomic window:
- the vps37c gene encoding vacuolar protein sorting-associated protein 37C, with protein sequence MDKLQDLSQSELEDLLDNTERVESMALESDEIQNIQLEREMALASNRNLAEQNLDMKPRLERQREHLVERYSELEGVRDNYRQHCDQKDGIMGQSSPEGLFSRLQTEGASTETESESLADEFLDGQLSLDSFLDRFLSLRSLAHKRRVRIEKLQDILRQKENAAGDAGSVTSQTSANQDPATTQSSPWNHHPQQQQPQQNSNPNNHAGFQNGPGSALPYTPYPVSPPNPTATSAVSGPVPSIPPGQFPPYPSPGSPFTSAAGYSARPAFGPPATACPYPTQPTFPGVPGSGSAFGQYSAPNTAPYPSAYTYGGVGGYSYPTGPALPNSQSPTGRPQYRPGFGVPQPYS encoded by the exons ATGGACAAGCTTCAGGACCTCAGCCAATCCGAGTTGGAGGATTTGCTGGACAATACAGAGCGGGTGGAGTCCATGGCATTGGAATCTGATGAG ATTCAGAACATCCAGCTGGAGAGGGAGATGGCACTGGCCTCCAACCGTAACCTGGCAGAACAGAACCTGGACATGAAGCCTcgtctggagagacagagagaacatctAGTGGAGAGATACTCTGAACTGGAGGGAGTCAGAGATAACTACAGACAACACTGTGACCAgaaag ATGGCATCATGGGGCAGTCATCACCGGAGGGGTTGTTCTCCAGACTTCAGACAGAGGGCGCCAGCACGGAGACGGAGTCAGAG TCTCTGGCAGATGAGTTTCTGGACGGCCAGCTGTCTCTGGACTCGTTCCTCGACCGTTtcctctccctccgctccctCGCTCACAAAAGACGGGTGCGGATAGAGAAACTGCAGGACATCCTGCGGCAGAAGGAGAACGCCGCGGGCGATGCTGGCTCCGTGACGTCACAAACGAGCGCCAATCAAGACCCAGCGACGACACAGTCATCGCCATGGAATCATCATCCTCAGCAACAACAACCGCAGCAGAATTCCAATCCCAACAACCACGCTGGTTTCCAAAACGGCCCTGGTTCCGCCCTACCTTACACCCCTTACCCCGTATCCCCTCCTAACCCGACAGCCACCTCAGCAGTATCAGGCCCAGTCCCGTCCATTCCCCCAGGTCAATTTCCACCCTACCCCAGCCCCGGCTCACCTTTCACCTCAGCGGCGGGCTACTCAGCCCGTCCTGCTTTTGGGCCTCCAGCCACTGCCTGCCCATACCCCACCCAGCCAACGTTCCCTGGTGTCCCCGGCTCAGGGTCTGCTTTCGGGCAATACAGTGCCCCCAACACCGCCCCATACCCCTCTGCGTACACCTACGGTGGGGTTGGGGGGTATAGCTACCCCACGGGCCCTGCTCTGCCCAACTCTCAGTCCCCCACAGGCAGGCCGCAGTACAGGCCCGGGTTTGGAGTGCCACAGCCCTACTCCTGA
- the LOC135506829 gene encoding uncharacterized protein LOC135506829 isoform X2, with protein sequence MRCLSSLLLSPVFLNMFISRMDGRLVLTILVLCVKNVVTFENTTSTSQPLTPSNSSPATPGPTTSCVCNISTSCSPPTKPESPPPALGVVKINWQAKSCKGDIQLCLLLGGDTCLSTHSLPLCFNSWANLNLELAEPCERKGCGGSAKWTKTPASSEGYQIDRDGRVTNNSCTTLRIQCEVSDKRQSRWIGPTQSQSVSYHRGKAGLQLNDNTDKRHSYPGLERLTVNTSREPSSNRNSDYDSYNL encoded by the exons ATGcgttgtctctcttctcttcttctctccccagtTTTTCTCAACATGTTCATCTCCAGAATGGATGGAAGGCTAGTTCTTAccatcctggtcctgtgtgtCAAGAATGTTG tAACCTTTGAAAACACGACATCCACCTCCCAACCTCTCACACCATCCAACTCCTCTCCTGCTACTCCCGGTCCCACCACTTCCTGTGTGTGTAATATTTCCACTTCCTGTTCCCCTCCGACCAAGCCCGAGTCTCCGCCACCTGCGCTGGGTGTTGTCAAGATCAACTGGCAAGCAAAGTCCTGTAAGGGGGACATACAACTGTGTCTCCTCTTGGGTGGAGACACCTGTCTCTCCACCCATTCCTTACCACTCTGCTTTAACAGTTGGGCCAATCTTAACCTTGAACTGGCAGAACCGTGTGAGAGGAAGGGCTGTGGGGGCTCCGCAAAGTGGACAAAGACCCCTGCTAGCTCTGAGGGTTACCAGATCGATAGGGATGGAAGGGTTACCAATAACTCCTGTACAACACTGAGGATCCAATGCGAAG TGTCAGACAAGAGACAGAGTCGGTGGATCGGACCTACGCAGAGCCAAAGTG tctccTACCATAGAGGGAAGGCTGGACTCCAACTTAACGACAACACAGACAAGAGACACTCCTACCCTG GATTGGAGAGGTTGACGGTGAACACTAGCCGAGAGCCGTCGTCTAACAGAAACAGTGATTATGACTCTTATAACttgtga
- the LOC135506829 gene encoding T-cell surface glycoprotein CD5 isoform X1, whose amino-acid sequence MRCLSSLLLSPVFLNMFISRMDGRLVLTILVLCVKNVVTFENTTSTSQPLTPSNSSPATPGPTTSCVCNISTSCSPPTKPESPPPALGVVKINWQAKSCKGDIQLCLLLGGDTCLSTHSLPLCFNSWANLNLELAEPCERKGCGGSAKWTKTPASSEGYQIDRDGRVTNNSCTTLRIQCEVVPDQLVGYKVVTGLLCVLVLVVLMVRFGQPSLKALRKRLSDKRQSRWIGPTQSQSVSYHRGKAGLQLNDNTDKRHSYPGLERLTVNTSREPSSNRNSDYDSYNL is encoded by the exons ATGcgttgtctctcttctcttcttctctccccagtTTTTCTCAACATGTTCATCTCCAGAATGGATGGAAGGCTAGTTCTTAccatcctggtcctgtgtgtCAAGAATGTTG tAACCTTTGAAAACACGACATCCACCTCCCAACCTCTCACACCATCCAACTCCTCTCCTGCTACTCCCGGTCCCACCACTTCCTGTGTGTGTAATATTTCCACTTCCTGTTCCCCTCCGACCAAGCCCGAGTCTCCGCCACCTGCGCTGGGTGTTGTCAAGATCAACTGGCAAGCAAAGTCCTGTAAGGGGGACATACAACTGTGTCTCCTCTTGGGTGGAGACACCTGTCTCTCCACCCATTCCTTACCACTCTGCTTTAACAGTTGGGCCAATCTTAACCTTGAACTGGCAGAACCGTGTGAGAGGAAGGGCTGTGGGGGCTCCGCAAAGTGGACAAAGACCCCTGCTAGCTCTGAGGGTTACCAGATCGATAGGGATGGAAGGGTTACCAATAACTCCTGTACAACACTGAGGATCCAATGCGAAG tTGTCCCAGATCAGTTAGTGGGCTATAAGGTGGTGACTGGactgctgtgtgttctggtgCTGGTGGTGCTGATGGTGCGTTTCGGGCAGCCCTCCCTCAAGGCCCTCCGTAAGAGAT TGTCAGACAAGAGACAGAGTCGGTGGATCGGACCTACGCAGAGCCAAAGTG tctccTACCATAGAGGGAAGGCTGGACTCCAACTTAACGACAACACAGACAAGAGACACTCCTACCCTG GATTGGAGAGGTTGACGGTGAACACTAGCCGAGAGCCGTCGTCTAACAGAAACAGTGATTATGACTCTTATAACttgtga
- the tmem132a gene encoding transmembrane protein 132A — protein MTLLGLCGFLGSFRGAVMVELSCPSALWGREGVKVLTLYSLLAVVHTSHAQPPLPLSLPAKIVVPPPWHSLPLLQADLGSLFSNSSPFAFSQSLLMVPPAGEASKAGVRASFGPYSVSQLVSGPILPLSPPLSASLLSKHVERERDEGGKERYRVRVLFHVRGDTSRGSCITLHAFKETEEQRASCITQPPLGLCVVTLALPKDWFEADQTSQPYLGPNQRARHTHRHRNRGRRHEGVVVGGAGGIPFPGALRYSPTHTGDRIQLYYSLFGTASNIKLAPPRCVEDKLPQSQRQLMYIGAVTLREYNKGKEANRTKEEIDCCNGQEEEELRLDSNVLIRYRRGPVRTGQPIGISVNLRTNFSAEFVVIRLKVKKGLLSLVAQRSLNSDLWVVNLEKTQGSKHDVISIICHKLAGHMDSDSPAALQQVACLSVDGLRRSFGVAMTVSASWWVEYSGRNNPPTPRGGVVSSFSFTDREIVGISPITEIGMIINTAILTSEPVSLPVIVLAVGHDGKVSDITAAVKCQSSNDDIIKVSSDCSTLFVDGSESGVGSTCVGVEFLLGTLSGSLCLSVWAPVVPLRVSLSDNELSAIDGWNHDTENGCSPVYQRSTVQVLTQFSAQGGQGQLTYLLGSSDWFVDATELVRNWLRVENPRVAVLDKQSNLIGLHPGKTSVRVISSQWDGVLGSCDVTVTSEPVNPGDLSVQVVGGLGMSIKASPAHPAVVTATVTAYNILYNHGQEASISVWLQFSDDSATLLSAFSRGTFALRLSSLAETVVAVTPGPSLRVVAQGEGGGPLLKAELLVTTCKPMANSVDGALANPKEGSGTRRLAKGSGWIRVNLDSDLRPMGSEEANLELLNISDMLMESSDRDVQYSNFPDNDIIIGNVTAVSGDDYYDKAGDGMIARNDLERAVLTPNHEESAVYFSPGVEREREEKLEDKEMEVGFGAVLSLLCLAALLFLVNCLPCALRERRKRKDMNVEGVVEEEWEEGEEEAKEEEEAKEVAEKNKK, from the exons ATGACACTTTTGGGGTTGTGTGGGTTTTTGGGATCCTTCAGGGGTGCAGTGATGGTTGAGCTCAGCTGCCCCAGTGCattgtgggggagagagggtgtgaaggTACTCACGCTCTATTCGCTCCTAGCAGTCG TACACACATCCCATGCCcagcctcccctccctctctccctcccggccAAAATCGTTGTCCCCCCTCCCTGGCACTCTCTGCCCCTGTTGCAGGCTGATCTGGGCTCACTGTTCTCCAACTCCAGCCCCTTCGccttctcccagtccctgctcaTGGTGCCTCCGGCTGGGGAAGCCTCCAAAGCGGGGGTCCGGGCTTCATTCGGGCCTTACTCTGTCAGCCAG CTGGTCTCTGggcccatcctccccctctcccctcctctgtctgcgtctctcctctctaaacacgtggagagagagagggatgaaggaggaaaggagaggtacaGGGTGCGGGTGTTGTTCCATGTACGAGGGGACACCAGCAGAGGGAGCTGTATCACCCTCCACGCCTTCAAAGAGACCGAGGAGCAGAGGGCTTCGTGTATCACacag cCTCCATTGGGTCTGTGTGTGGTGACACTGGCCCTACCTAAGGACTGGTTTGAGGCGGACCAGACCAGTCAGCCCTATCTCGGCCCCAACCAGcgtgccagacacacacaccgacaccgcAATCGGGGACGACGGCACGAGGGTGTTGTCGTCGGTGGAGCTGGTGGCATCCCCTTCCCAGGCGCCCTCAGATATAGCCCCACCCACACTGGAGACCGCATCCAGTTGTACTACTCATTGTTCGGCACAGCGTCCAACATCAAACTAGCACCCCCTAGGTGTGTGGAAGACAAATTACCACAGTCTCAGAGACAGTTGATGTATATAGGAGCTGTGACTCTGAGGGAGTACAATAAGGGGAAAGAGGCCAACAGGACCAAAGAGGAAATAGACTGTTGCAatggacaggaagaggaggagctaCGGTTGGATTCCAATGTGCTGATTCGCTATCGCAGGGGACCGGTCCGCACGGGACAGCCAATAGGGATTTCTGTGAACCTGAGGACCAATTTCAGTGCAGAGTTTGTTGTTATCCG ACTGAAGGTGAAGAAAGGCCTTTTGTCTCTGGTTGCCCAGCGCTCTCTGAACTCTGACCTCTGGGTTGTGAACCTGGAGAAAACGCAGGGCTCCAAACATGACGTCATCTCCATCATCTGCCACAAACTGGCGGGACACATGGACAGCGACAG tcccgCTGCTCTGCAGCAGGTTGCCTGTCTGTCAGTAGACGGCTTGCGAAGGAGTTTCGGGGTTGCCATGACTGTGTCGGCCAGCTGGTGGGTGGAGTACTCAGGCCGTAATAACCCTCCGACACCACGCGGCGGAGTAGTGAGCAGCTTCTCCTTCACTGACAGAGAGATAGTGGGCATCTCTCCCATAACTGAG ATTGGCATGATCATCAACACGGCCATCTTGACCAGCGAGCCCGTGTCACTTCCTGTCATTGTGCTGGCAGTGGGGCATGATGGGAAGGTGTCTGATATCACCGCGGCGGTGAAGTGTCAGTCGTCCAACGATGATATCATCAAG GTGTCAAGCGATTGCTCAACCCTCTTCGTCGACGGAAGTGAATCAGGGGTGGGCAGCACCTGCGTAGGGGTGGAGTTTCTCCTGGGCACGCTCAGTGGTTCCCTATGTCTGTCGGTGTGGGCTCCTGTCGTCCCGCTGCGCGTCTCACTGTCCGATAACGAGCTGAGCGCCATCGATGGCTGGAACCACGACACGGAGAACGG CTGTTCTCCAGTGTATCAGAGGTCCACGGTTCAGGTTCTGACCCAGTTCAGTGCTCAGGGGGGCCAGGGGCAGCTGACCTACCTGCTGGGCTCCTCTGATTGGTTTGTGGATGCCACAGAGTTGGTCCGTAATTGGCTGAGGGTAGAGAATCCACGCGTGGCGGTCCTCGACAAGCAGAGCAATCTGATTGGTCTACACCCGGGGAAAACTTCTGTTCGT GTCATATCAAGCCAATGGGACGGTGTGCTGGGTAGCTGTGATGTCACTGTGACCTCTGAACCCGTGAACCCTGGTGACCTCTCAGTGCAGGTTGTGGGAGGACTCGGTATGTCAATCAAAGCAAGCCCTGCCCACCCTGCTGTTGTCACAGCAACAGTGACCGCATACAACATTCTCTACAACCATGGGCAG gAAGCGTCCATCAGTGTCTGGCTCCAGTTCAGTGATGATAGTGCCACTTTGCTCTCCGCCTTCAGCCGTGGTACCTTCGCCCTGCGCCTCTCCTCATTGGCAGAGACCGTGGTCGCCGTGACGCCCGGCCCGTCTTTGCGCGTCGTAGCCCAGGGCGAAGGGGGCGGGCCTTTACTGAAAGCAGAACTCCTGGTCACCACCTGCAAGCCAATGGCGAACTCCGTCGACGGGGCCCTGGCCAATCCGAAGGAAGGAAGCGGGACCAGGAGGCTGGCTAAAGGATCTGGTTGGATCAGGGTGAACCTGGACTCTGACCTTCGTCCAATGGGGAGCGAGGAGGCGAACTTGGAGCTGCTCAACATTTCGGACATGTTGATGGAGTCATCTGACAGGGATGTTCAGTACAGCAACTTCCCAGACAATGACATCATCATAGGGAACGTCACTGCCGTCAGCGGCGACGACTACTATGACAAGGCCGGCGATGGGATGATCGCCAGGAACGACCTGGAGAGAGCGGTGTTGACCCCGAATCACGAAGAGAGCGCGGTGTACTTCTCTCCCGGggtggagcgagagagggaggagaaactggaggataaagagatggaggtgGGTTTCGGGGcagttctctccctcctctgcctcgcCGCACTCCTCTTCCTGGTGAATTGTCTGCCCTGCGctttgagggagaggaggaagaggaaggacatGAACgtggagggagtggtggaggaagagtgggaggaaggagaagaggaggcgaaggaggaggaggaggcaaagGAGGTTGCAGAAAAGAACAAAAAATAA